AGGCGAAGTGGGCGATCCAGCCGAAGTGGGCGGCGGCGTCGGTGTCGGTCACCTGGACCACCGTTACGCCCAGGCCGTTGCCTATGGCGGTGGCGATGTCGTGCAGCGGTACGCCCTCGTCGTCGATCGCGTGGAGTCGGGTGCCTGGCTCGGCCTTCTCCAGGGCCAGGCGGTAGAGGCGGGCCGCGTCGTCGCGGTGGACGGCGGGCCAGTGGTTGGTGCCGGCCCCGATCATCGCGGAGACGCCCTTGTCGCGGGCGATGTCGATGAGCTTGGGCACGAAGGCGCCGTCCTCGGGGCCGTGGACGGACGGGGGAAGGCGGACCACGCTGGTGCGTACGCCGCGGTCGGCGAGGGCGAGGGTGGCCTCCTCCGAGGGGACGCGGAAGGGCGCCACGGAGTCCGGGTGGGCCGGGTCCTCCTCGGTGGCGAAGACGCCGGGCTCGACCAGGAACGCCGATGTCGTCACGAAGGGCTTGCCGGTGCCTTCCAACACCGAGCCCATCGCCTCGATGGCGTGCAGGTCGATCACGCCCGAGGCGGCGATGTTCGAGAAGTCGTGCTTGAAGGCGGTGTGGATGACGCCGTCGGCCGATTCGGCGCCCCTGCGCAGGCTGTCGAGGTCGTCCAGGTCGCCGTGATGGACCTCCGCCCCTGCTGTCCGCAACGCGGCCGCGGAGGAGTCGGAGCGGGCCAGGCCCACCACCTCGTGTCCCGCGCTGATGAGTTCACGTACGACCGCGGTGCCCACGAAGCCGCTGGCGCCGGTGACGAATACGCGCATGCTGATGACCCCCAGAGGGATGGAAATCGGGGTGGAAATCGGGATGCCTCCAGCCTCGGCATCAGAGGGGTCCCGCGTCCAAAGCCTCTTTCGTATACGGCAATGCGATCTGGGCATCACCGCAGCTAGGCTCGTTGTATGGCCGACTCCCAACCGATCTCCGTGGACCTCGACCTCCGTCTCGTCCGGTACTTCACCGTCGTCGCCGAGCACCGGCACTTCGGTCGTGCCGCCGATGCGCTGCACATCACTCAGCCCTCCCTGAGCCGTCAGGTGCAGCGGCTGGAGCGGGAGTTGGGGGCGCGGCTGCTGGACCGGACGCCGCGGGGGACGCGGTTGACCGAGGCGGGGGAGGTCTTCCTGCCGGAGGCACGGGCGTTGCTGCGTGCGGCGGCTCAGGCGGCCGTACGCGCGCGTGCCGCCGCTCAGCCGCACCGGATGACGGTCGGTTTCACCTCCGGCATCATCGTCACCCCGGCGGTCCGGGCGGTACGGCACCGGCACCCGGACGCCGAGGTGCTGACCGCCCACCTGACCTGGGACGACGTCCACCACGCCCTGCTCGATCACCGGGTCGACGCGGTGGTGACCCGGTTGCCGTTCCCGACCGACCGGCTGCGGGTGACGGTCCTGTACGACGAGCCGCGCGTGCTGATCGTGCCGCTGGACCATCGGCTGGCCGGCAAGGAGTCCGTCACCCTGGACGACATCGCCGACGAGCGGCTGCCGCGTACGGCGGACCCGGTGCGCAGCGCGTTCTGGCGCTTCGAGCCGCGCCCGGACGGGCGTCCGGCGCCGGACGGGCCGCTCATCGAGGCGATCGAGGACAAGCTCGAACTCGTGGCCGCCGGCGAGTCGTTGGCGGTGGCCGCGCAGTCCGTCGGCCGGGTCCTGCGGCCCGACCTCACCATGGTTTTGCTGGAGGGCGTCGAGCCGAGCCATGTCGTCGTCGCGACCCGCGCGGATGACCACGGCCGCCTGGTGACGGCCTTCCGCAAGGCCGCGCGGGATCACCTCACGGCCGACTGATCGTCTCCAGCAGATTCCTTACGAGGGGACTGTCGTCGCCTTCGCGCCAGGCCACGGCCACCACGGTCCGCGCGTCCGTGACACCGCTCAGGGGCCGGAAGGCGACGCCCTTGAGGCGGATACGGCGGATGCTCGCCGGTGCGAGCGAGACCCCGAGGCCGGTCTCGACGAGGGCGCAGACGGTCTGCCACTCGGTGGCTCGCTGGGCGACGCGCGGGGCGCAGAGGTCGGTGATGCGGTCGTGGAGGCCGGGGCCCGCCTCGCGCGGCAGGAGGACGAAGGGGTGCTCGGCCAACTGGGCCGGGGTCACCGTGCGTTGGGCCGCCAGGGGGTGGGCGCGGGGCAGTACCGCCACGAAGGGTTCCGTCAGGACCGTACGGAAGGACAAGTCCGGGTCGGTGGAGGGTGGTTCGCGCAGGAGGCCGACGTCCAGGCTGCCCTCGCGCAGGGCGGCCAGTTGGGGAGCGGTGGTCATCTCCCGGATGTCCAGGCGCACTTGGGGATAGTGGCCCACGTAGGTCCGCAGCAGTTCCGGCAGCAGCGTCAGGGCGAGCGACGCGGCGAAGCCGAGGCGCAGGGTGCCGGTCCGGCCGTCCGCCGCCGCGCGGGCCGCCGCCAGGCCGTCGGCGAGGGCGGTGAGGGCCTGGCGGGCGGCGGGGAGGAGTTCGCGTCCGGCCGGGGTGAGGGCGACGAGGCCCGGCGGGCGGGCGAAGAGCGGGGCGCCGACCTTGTCCTCCAGGCGCCGGATCTGCTGGCTCAGGGGCGGCTGGGCGATGCCGAGCCGTGCGGCGGCCCGCCCGAAGTGCAGTTCCTCGGCGAGGACGACGAAGGCGTGGAGTTGGGGGAGGGGGAGTTCGGGTCGCTGCTCCATGGCTGCCATATCTCTATCGATATCACTTCATCCATCACCACCTATTAGACGTATACCCCCTGCTCACCTACCGTTCCGGCACATGACGAAGCGACGCGCGATTCTCAGCGGTTCGGTGTTCGAGGAGCAGATCGGGTACGCCCGTGCCGTGGTCGACGGCGACTGGGTGCATGTCTCGGGGACGACCGGATTCGACTACGCGACCATGACCATCTCCGAGGATGTCGTCGAGCAGGCCGAGCAGTGTCTGCGGAACATCGGGGCGGCTCTGGCCGAGGCCGGGAGCGGTTTCCCGGACGTGGTCCGGGTGCGGTATCTCCTCCCGGACCGCGAGGACTTCGAGCCGTGCTGGCCGGCGCTGCGGCGGGCGTTCGGGGAGGTGCGTCCGGCGGCGACGATGATGATGTGCGGGCTCGCGGATCCTCGTATGAAGATCGAGATTGAGGTGTACGCGCGGCGGGGAAGTGGAGAGAGTGTCTGATCTTCGGATAGTCCGGGTGGAGCGTGCGGTCGGTGACGCCATGCTCGAACAGTGGCGGTACGTCCACAACGTGATCATCCCGGCCGACCCGCTCGGCCTGGACGCGGTGCGGGAGCGGAGTACGCGCTACCGGTTGGAGAACGCGTACGTCGGTGACGTTCTCGTCGGCTGTTCCACCGTGCGCCCGCCGGAGGGCGAGGACGCGGTGGCGACCGTCATCGCGCGCGTCCTGCCCGCGTACCGGCGGCGGGGGTACGGAACGGCGCTGTACGAGAACGGGCTCGCCCACGCGCGCGTGCTGGGTGCGAGGACGATCGAGACATGTGTGCTGGCCGTCAACGAGGACGGTCTGCGCTTCGCCGGGAAACAGGGGTTCGTCGAGGTCGAGCGGTATGTGCTGGACGGCGAGAGCGACCTGTGGATCGATCTCAGACGCGATACGGCCGCGTAGAGACGCGTAGATACAGGAGCGGCGTACAACGATTCCCCCAACTTGTGGGAACTCGGTGTGTGCTGCGTCACGTTCCAGTTAGATGATTGCAAGTGAGCGAACCGACGTGCCGTACGGACGGACGCAAGCCTGATGGGGGTCCAGGTGAGTGCTTCCAGGCGTAGTGGGACCACCGACGAGCTGGGGCCGGACGAGCCCGAGCGGCCCGGCCAGCCGGAGCAGCCCGAGCGGGACGGCTCGGATCTGCTGGCCGCCCTGCTCGACGGCATGGACGCGGCGCTGTGCGCCTTCGACGCGGACGGCGCCGTCACGCACTGGAACCGTGAGGCCGAGCGGATTCTGGGGTGGACGGCGGCCGAGGCCGTGGGGCGGCAGGGGTTCGCCGGGTGGGCCGTACGGGAGGCCGACGCCGAGGAGGTCGAGGGGCGGCTGATGTCCGCCATGGAGGCTCCTGGGCGGCAGGTGCACGAGTTCGCGCTGCTGACCAAGGACGGCGGGCGGGTCCTCGTACGGACGCAGTCGGCCGCCGTGCGCGGTCCGGACGGCAAGCCCGCCGGGGTGTACTGCGCGTTCAGCGAGGTGCACGCGCAGATCGACCTGGAGCGGTCGATCGCGCTGAGCGAGGCGCTGTTCGAGGACGCGAGCTGGGGTGTCGTGCTCGTGGACGCGGATCTGCGGCCCGCCGTGGTGAACGCGCACGCGGCGCGGGCGCTGGGCATCGGCCGTACGTCGGTGCTGGGCCGGCCCCTGGGTGAGCTGCTCGCGCAGGGCGTGGAGGAGCTGGAGAGCGCGCTCACGCATGTGCTGGCGGAGGGTGCGCCGCCCGCTCCGGCGGAGATCTGGGTGAGTGTGCGGACGCCGGAGGGCGAGCAGCGGCGCTGCTGGCGATGCGGCTTCGTGCGGCTGGCCTCGCCACTCGCGGAGGAGCCCGTGCCGTTGGGCGTGGGCTGGCTGTTCAACGACGTCACCGCGGCCAAGCTGGCCGAGCAGGAGGCGTCCATGCTGCGCTTCCGGGGCAACCAGCTGCATCGCGCGGCCCGTGCGGCCGCCGAGTGCGAGGACCCGACGGAGGCGGCGACGATCCATCTGGACTTCGCGCTCGCCGGCTTCGCCGACCACGCGGTGATCGACCGGGTGGCGGGGGCCGTCGGCTCACTGGCCGACGGGGACTCGGATGTGCCGGTACGGCTGGTCCGGGTCGCCGCGACTCCCTCCGGGGCGTCGGGGCCGAGCGTGCTGACCGGGCAGGCAGGGTTGCCGGTGCGGTACGCGGAGGGGCATCCGGCGTTGCAGTGCGTGGAGCGGGTCGGGTCGGTGCGGGCGAGTGTGGGCTCGGTGCCGGTGGAGCGGGCGCGGGAGTGGGCGCTGGCTCGGCAGTGGCCGGGGGACGCGGTGCACGCGCTGTGTGCGGTGTTGCGGAGCCGGGGGCGGACGTTGGGGGCTGTGACGTTTCTGCGGGGCGCTGGGCGGAGTGCGTTCGAGCGGTCTGACGCGGCTTACGCGGAGGATGTGGCGCTGCGGATCGCTGCGGCGCTGGATCTGGCGGGGGTGCTGCGGGGATAGGGGCGCGCCGGTTCGCGGGGCGCCCGGAGTGGGGGCTGGGCGGGGGTGGGTCTCGCTCGCCCGCGCGTGCGGGGTGCCGTCGCGCCCACCCGTGCCGCCCTGCGGCACGACTGCCCGCAGCTACGGCGGACGGGCGGTGGCCGCAGCCAGGAGCCCTAGCGCCGGTAGAAGATCCTGTCCGCGTACTCCTCGAACACCCGCTCGTTCCAGTCCAGCCCGCCGTCCACGTTGCCCGACCTCAGCATCGGTGGTTCCACGCCCCGCTCGGCCAGGGACGTCGCGGCCGTGGCCACCATGGCCTGCATCAGGGCGGACGTCACCACGGTCGACGCGGGGGCGAAGGGGGCCGGGACCGTGTCGAGGGTGAGTTCCGCGTCGCCGATGGCGATCTTGGAGTCGAGGACGACGTCGCAGTGGTCCTTGAGGTAGGTGCCGGACGAGTGCCGGGAGCGGGTCTCCGTGGCATACGCCACCGACGTGACGCCGATGACCTTCACTCCGCGCGCGCGGGCGCTCATCGCCATCTCCACCGGCATCGCGTTGCGGCCGGAGAGGGAGATGATCACCAGGGCGTCGCCCGCGCGGAGCGGGGAGGAGTCGAGGACGGCGCCGGCGAGACCGTCGACCCGCTCCAGGGCGGAGCCGAGCGTGGCCGGCATGACGTCGACGCCCACGGCCCCCGGCACGGCGAGCAGGTTCATCAGCGCGAGCCCGCCGGCCCGGTAGACGACGTCCTGCGCGGCGAGCGAGGAGTGCCCGGCGCCGAAGGCGAAGAGCCGGCCGCCGGCGGCGACGGTGTCGGCGAGGAGCGTGCCGGCCGCGGCGATGGGCTCCGCCTCCTCGTCGCGGACCCGTTGCAGCAGGCCGATGGCGGCGTCGAGGAACCGGTCGGCGGGCGTGCCGTCGCTCATACGAACCCCTTCGGTTGGCTGTGTCGCGGATCACCGTGCGGTCTGGACCAGTGCGGTGTCAATACGGCCGACCGTAGGCCCCGGAATGGCCCCGGAATGGTTGCGGGGAGGCGTGGGACGGCCCGGGAAGGGCGCTCCGCGGCGGCCGGGAGGCCGACGAAACCGGCTCGTTTCACCGGCGCGGCACGGTTGTCAGTGGTATGCGTCAGAATTGAGGTCAGGGCCAGCGCACGCGCCGCGGAGTGGTCGCGCTTCCGGCAGAGCTAATCGAGGGGCACGTATGTCCGGACTGATCGACACCACGGAGATGTATCTCCGCACCATCCTCGAACTGGAAGAGGAAGGTGTGGTCCCCATGCGCGCCCGGATCGCCGAGCGGCTCGACCAGAGCGGGCCGACCGTCTCCCAGACGGTGGCGCGGATGGAGCGGGACGGCCTGGTGTCCGTGGCGAGCGACCGGCACCTGGAGCTGACCGACGAGGGACGCCGCCTGGCGACGCGCGTGATGCGCAAGCACCGCCTCGCCGAGTGTCTCCTCGTCGACGTGATCGGTCTGGAGTGGGAGCAGGTCCACGCCGAGGCCTGTCGCTGGGAGCACGTGATGAGCGAGGCCGTGGAGCGCCGCGTCCTGGAGCTGCTCCGCCACCCCACCGAGTCGCCGTACGGCAACCCGATCCCCGGTCTGGAGGAGCTCGGCGAGAAGGACGGCGCCGACCCGTTCCTCGACGAGGGCATGGTCTCGCTGGCCGACCTCGATCCGGGCCTTGAGGGCAAGACGGTCGTGGTGCGCCGTATCGGCGAGCCCATCCAGACCGACGCCCAGCTGATGTACACGCTGCGTCGCGCGGGCGTGCAGCCCGGCTCGGTGGTGAGCGTGACGGAGTCGGCCGGCGGGGTCCTGGTGGGCAGCGGAGGCGAGGCGGCGGAGCTGGAGGCGGACGTGGCCTCGCATGTGTTCGTGGCCAAGCGCTGAGCCTCGGGTCCCTTCCTTCCGGCGGCCAACTGCTGGGGCGGCCGGGGCAGTTGTGGCGTCCCGGTGATCTCGCCGATGCGGGGTCGATGTGAAGCAGATTCGAAGATTCAGTGCGTCGAATCGCAGCGCTCGGACGCCCCGCGTGCAAGGCTGTCGCGTGAGGCATATGACCTGAGGGGGCGGGGATGATGTGCCGCAGACGTGTGGAGGGCCCCGGCGCCATGTGGCGCCGGGGCCTGTCCTCCCCTGTGCTGACCCGGAGCCCCGAGCTCTCAGGGTCATTCCCCTCGGACCGATTTCCCCGAGCGGTCCGCCTCCCGCTGAAGATCTCCCCTCGGCGTCGGCGATCAATCCTTGAGGGAGGTCACTCGAATGAGGGGTGTTCTCGGCGGAGGACGCATTTTCGAATAGGCATTCGATAGCCTCTGGGTGACACGCCGGGCGGAACGTGCGCTTCAGGGAGGGGCGGCGCGAAAGCGAGCACGTCAGGCAGGGCAAGGCAGACATGGTTCACAGGACCGGCCGGCTGAGCGGGAGCAAGCGGTCCGAGCGGAGCTAGGGGGGTGCCAGGACCAATGGCGCGGCGCATCGACGTGACCGGGGCAGGCGGCGTACGCCTGGCCGCCTGGGAGTTCGGCGACCCTCCCAAGCCCGACCTGACGGCGGAGCCGAGGGAGCACGGCGTACGGGAACAGGGCGGCGCGGCCGGCCGGCGGGCCGGGCAGCGGACCGCCCAGGGCGCCCTCGACCGCTCGCCCGGCGTGCTGTTACTGCACGGCCTGATGGGCCGCGCCTCCCATTGGGCCCCTACCGCCCGCTGGCTGTCCGAGCGCCACCGGGCCGTCGCCCTGGACCAGCGCGGCCACGGCCGCAGCGACAAGCCCCCGCAGGCCTCCTTCACACGCGAGGCCTACGTCGAGGACGCCGAGGCGGCCCTCGAACAGCTCGGCCTCGGCCCCGCCGTCCTCATCGGCCACGCCATGGGCGCCCTGACCGCCTGGCAGCTCGCCGCGAAACGGCCCGACCTGGTCTCCGGCGTGATCATCTGCGACATGCGGGCCTCCGCCCTGGGAGCGGCCTCGCAGCGCGAGTGGGCCGACTGGTTCAAGTCCTGGCCCCTCCCCTTCGCCACCCTGGCCGACGTACGGAAGTGGTTCGGCGAGGACGATCCCTGGGTGGAGCGGCCGAACCCGGCCCGCGGAGAGTTCTACGCCGAGGTGATGGCCGAGTCGCCCGACGGCTGGCGTCCGGTCTTCGAGCCCGAGCAGATGCTGAAGTCCCGGGAGACCTGGGTCTACGACGCGCACTGGGAGGAGCTGACGCAGGTGCGGTGCCCCACGCTGGTCGTACGCGGCCTCGACGGCGAACTGGGGCGGGCGGAGGCGCAGGAGATGGTCCGCGTCCTGCCCCGCGGCGAGTACGCCGAGGTGGCGGACGCCGGGCACCTGGTCCACTACGACCAGCCGGACGCCTGGCGCGCGGCCGTCGAGCCGTTCATCGACGGCCTGTTCGGAGGGTAAACACCCTCAGCCC
This DNA window, taken from Streptomyces sp. NBC_00663, encodes the following:
- a CDS encoding SDR family oxidoreductase; this translates as MRVFVTGASGFVGTAVVRELISAGHEVVGLARSDSSAAALRTAGAEVHHGDLDDLDSLRRGAESADGVIHTAFKHDFSNIAASGVIDLHAIEAMGSVLEGTGKPFVTTSAFLVEPGVFATEEDPAHPDSVAPFRVPSEEATLALADRGVRTSVVRLPPSVHGPEDGAFVPKLIDIARDKGVSAMIGAGTNHWPAVHRDDAARLYRLALEKAEPGTRLHAIDDEGVPLHDIATAIGNGLGVTVVQVTDTDAAAHFGWIAHFASLDLRASSALTRQRLGWKPEEAGLLADLAQGHYFEEGRRSML
- a CDS encoding LysR family transcriptional regulator, with product MADSQPISVDLDLRLVRYFTVVAEHRHFGRAADALHITQPSLSRQVQRLERELGARLLDRTPRGTRLTEAGEVFLPEARALLRAAAQAAVRARAAAQPHRMTVGFTSGIIVTPAVRAVRHRHPDAEVLTAHLTWDDVHHALLDHRVDAVVTRLPFPTDRLRVTVLYDEPRVLIVPLDHRLAGKESVTLDDIADERLPRTADPVRSAFWRFEPRPDGRPAPDGPLIEAIEDKLELVAAGESLAVAAQSVGRVLRPDLTMVLLEGVEPSHVVVATRADDHGRLVTAFRKAARDHLTAD
- a CDS encoding LysR family transcriptional regulator, translated to MAAMEQRPELPLPQLHAFVVLAEELHFGRAAARLGIAQPPLSQQIRRLEDKVGAPLFARPPGLVALTPAGRELLPAARQALTALADGLAAARAAADGRTGTLRLGFAASLALTLLPELLRTYVGHYPQVRLDIREMTTAPQLAALREGSLDVGLLREPPSTDPDLSFRTVLTEPFVAVLPRAHPLAAQRTVTPAQLAEHPFVLLPREAGPGLHDRITDLCAPRVAQRATEWQTVCALVETGLGVSLAPASIRRIRLKGVAFRPLSGVTDARTVVAVAWREGDDSPLVRNLLETISRP
- a CDS encoding RidA family protein — encoded protein: MTKRRAILSGSVFEEQIGYARAVVDGDWVHVSGTTGFDYATMTISEDVVEQAEQCLRNIGAALAEAGSGFPDVVRVRYLLPDREDFEPCWPALRRAFGEVRPAATMMMCGLADPRMKIEIEVYARRGSGESV
- a CDS encoding GNAT family N-acetyltransferase: MSDLRIVRVERAVGDAMLEQWRYVHNVIIPADPLGLDAVRERSTRYRLENAYVGDVLVGCSTVRPPEGEDAVATVIARVLPAYRRRGYGTALYENGLAHARVLGARTIETCVLAVNEDGLRFAGKQGFVEVERYVLDGESDLWIDLRRDTAA
- a CDS encoding PAS domain-containing protein, translating into MSASRRSGTTDELGPDEPERPGQPEQPERDGSDLLAALLDGMDAALCAFDADGAVTHWNREAERILGWTAAEAVGRQGFAGWAVREADAEEVEGRLMSAMEAPGRQVHEFALLTKDGGRVLVRTQSAAVRGPDGKPAGVYCAFSEVHAQIDLERSIALSEALFEDASWGVVLVDADLRPAVVNAHAARALGIGRTSVLGRPLGELLAQGVEELESALTHVLAEGAPPAPAEIWVSVRTPEGEQRRCWRCGFVRLASPLAEEPVPLGVGWLFNDVTAAKLAEQEASMLRFRGNQLHRAARAAAECEDPTEAATIHLDFALAGFADHAVIDRVAGAVGSLADGDSDVPVRLVRVAATPSGASGPSVLTGQAGLPVRYAEGHPALQCVERVGSVRASVGSVPVERAREWALARQWPGDAVHALCAVLRSRGRTLGAVTFLRGAGRSAFERSDAAYAEDVALRIAAALDLAGVLRG
- a CDS encoding SIS domain-containing protein → MSDGTPADRFLDAAIGLLQRVRDEEAEPIAAAGTLLADTVAAGGRLFAFGAGHSSLAAQDVVYRAGGLALMNLLAVPGAVGVDVMPATLGSALERVDGLAGAVLDSSPLRAGDALVIISLSGRNAMPVEMAMSARARGVKVIGVTSVAYATETRSRHSSGTYLKDHCDVVLDSKIAIGDAELTLDTVPAPFAPASTVVTSALMQAMVATAATSLAERGVEPPMLRSGNVDGGLDWNERVFEEYADRIFYRR
- a CDS encoding metal-dependent transcriptional regulator → MSGLIDTTEMYLRTILELEEEGVVPMRARIAERLDQSGPTVSQTVARMERDGLVSVASDRHLELTDEGRRLATRVMRKHRLAECLLVDVIGLEWEQVHAEACRWEHVMSEAVERRVLELLRHPTESPYGNPIPGLEELGEKDGADPFLDEGMVSLADLDPGLEGKTVVVRRIGEPIQTDAQLMYTLRRAGVQPGSVVSVTESAGGVLVGSGGEAAELEADVASHVFVAKR
- a CDS encoding alpha/beta fold hydrolase; this translates as MARRIDVTGAGGVRLAAWEFGDPPKPDLTAEPREHGVREQGGAAGRRAGQRTAQGALDRSPGVLLLHGLMGRASHWAPTARWLSERHRAVALDQRGHGRSDKPPQASFTREAYVEDAEAALEQLGLGPAVLIGHAMGALTAWQLAAKRPDLVSGVIICDMRASALGAASQREWADWFKSWPLPFATLADVRKWFGEDDPWVERPNPARGEFYAEVMAESPDGWRPVFEPEQMLKSRETWVYDAHWEELTQVRCPTLVVRGLDGELGRAEAQEMVRVLPRGEYAEVADAGHLVHYDQPDAWRAAVEPFIDGLFGG